From the Mesoplasma syrphidae genome, the window AATTGAAATTCAATCGAATTCAAAATTTAAGCTTGTTATTAAAAAACCGATTAAAGCTTCAAATGATGAGCTTAATCAAAATCGTCGTTCTCATAGCGCTAAATTATGAGTAATTGAAAAAAAATAAAATGGATAGGAGTGATATCATGATTAACAAATTTAATATTGATGTTTATGCAACATTGGAAATCAGAAATGATGGAATGATTTTTTCAGTATTTAAATACATTGGAAATAACCCGATACTTCTTTTCACAAGAAAATCAATTGCACCTGCCGTCTTGAGTAGTAATTGATTAGATAAAGAAGAGCATGTCAAGGACACAGCAAAGACAGCAAAAGAATTTAGTAAAATGATTTCTGAGTTTGAAAATTCTTATGATGGCTTAAAAATTGATAATGTTATTTTGATAGCTCCCAATAAAAATATCAAATATACAGAAAAGCCATTTACAAGCAATTTCGTATCAGAGAGCAATCCGCATGGAATTATTGTTACAAAAAAAGTTATTAAAAAAATTATTAGCGATTTAAAGATAAAATCAAAAGTCGAAAACTGTGAAATTTTTAGTGAAGAAATTATTGAAATTCAGGCTGATAACAAATGTACAACTCTTGAAAGAATTGCCAATATTCAAACTGAGAAATTAACTGTAAGAATTAAGTTTGTTCATATTTCTGAACAAATGCTAAATTCTCACAGAATGGTGATTACCAAAGCAGGAAAAGAAGTTCTGAAAGTTAACGGAGTTAATACGAGAATTAGTTCACTCTACAATGCTGTTGCCGATCAATACAATAAAAAACAACGTGTTTTGGTTATTGATTGAAAAGAGAGTCAAATTGAAGCAGGAGTTTTTGAAGGTCGCAAGTTAGTTTGCTTGAAAACTTTTGTTGATGGAACTGATAAAATCATTAGTATGATTTCTAAAAAACTTCGTGTAAGTAAAGAAATTGCCAAAAAGTATTTAATGCACAATCTTGATTTTGGATCAAATAATAATGATCAAAGTGTTGTATATCAAAACTGAAATTCAACAAACAAGGCATTAGATAAAATGACCGGATTGCAAATTAAAGATGCAGTTGCAACAATTTTTGATAGTTTTTATGGGCCCATTAAAAGAAATATGAGCAAGAATTTTACTCAAGGAGAATTAATTACTCATAACTTTGGAACCATCACTGAGATTCCTGGAGTGGAAACTATTCTTCGAGGAGGTTCAAAATTTGCAAATGATTATGTATATGGAAAAAGAATTTTTGGTGCCAATAATAATCATGAAATGGTCAGTGCAATTGGAGCAGTCAACTACGCAAAAATCATGAATTCTCGTCGTAAAGAACGTCAAGATAAAATTGTCACATCTATTTACAGTGGGATTAACATTCAACAAAGTAGAGATCAGGAAACAGAAAATCGAGCATTTGGGAATTTTGTTCCAAAGAAAAGTCGATTTAATGCCAATCAGCCACTATTTTTAAAAGATAATGGAATCTTAATTGATGAAAAAAAATTTAAAAGCTAAGAAAAGTTAAAGGAGCGATTTATTATGGAAAATAATTTTACACAAAAGGCAGTCATTAAAGTAATTGGGGTTGGTGGAGCAGGTAATAATGCTGTTAATAGAATGATCGATGAAGATGTTAAAGGAGTCGAATTTATTGTTGCCAATACAGATGCTCAAGTATTACTTAGCTCTAGTGCAGAAAATAAAATTATTCTAGGAGAGAAAACATCAAAAGGTTTAGGAGCAGGAGCAAACCCAGAAATTGGAAAGCAGGCAGCTTTAGAATCAGAAACTGAAATCAAAAAAGCTTTAGCAGGAGCAGATCTTATTTTTGTTGCCGCTGGAATGGGTGGAGGAACAGGAACTGGAGCAGCCCCAATTGTTGCTAAAATTGCTGCTGAATCAGGCGCTCTTGTTATTGGAATTGTTACCAAACCATTCCGTTTTGAAGGTCGTCACCGTTTAAAATATTCTGAGCAAGGATTAATTGAACTTAAAAAATATGTTGATTCGGTTATTGTTATTTCTAATGATAAGTTACTACTATCAGGAGGAATTCCAATCGAAGAATCATTTAAAGAAGCTGACTCAATTTTAAAAGAGGGAGTCAAAACAATTACTGATTTAATTGCAACACCTGCTGTTATTAATTTAGATTTTGCTGATGTTAAGACTGTTATGTCTAAAAAAGGAAATGCATTATTTGGGCGTGGAGCAGCTGGTGGAGAACGCAGTGCTGAAACTGCTGCTAAGCGTGCAATTTCATCTAGCTTGTTGGATACAAAAATCACTGGAGCTAAAGATATTATAATCAATATTATGGGGGGGCCTAACACTTCACTAAATGATGCTTATGATGTAGTGGACATTATTACAGATGCTACTGAAAACGAAGATGTAAATATTGTTTTTGGAATCTCAGTTAACCAGCATTTGGGACAAGAAGATGATATTGTTGTAAGCGTCATTGCGACAGGATTTAGTGAGAAATCAAATGAAGAAATTTCAGGTGAGCGTCCCGCTCGTCAAATCCGTCCAGGAGATCGTGATCCACTAGATAAAATTCTTAAAACAGAAGTTGACGTAAACATTAACAAAGCTCGTCCAAGTCAAAATGCTGAAGATCCATTAAAAGCTGAAGATATTTTTAACAATGACGACTTTCCAACATTCTTAAAATAATATGAGTATTTTCAAAAATTTAAAAGTCAAGCCGCCAAAACTTGAAGATCATTCAACTAGCATAATTGATGAGTACAAAGAAGAATTTAGTCAGCAGCTAGTTGAATTCGATAGCGGTTTAAAAGAATTTGAAGACGTCACTATTGAACAAGGAAAGTCAGAAGCATTATTGTTTGATGTCAAGAAAAAAACTCATGTTTTTGCACCAAAAAAGTACCGCGAAATCAAAACCATGATTGATGAGTTAATTCAAAACAAAGTAATTTTAATTGATTTTTATAATCTTCAACCAGATGAGAAGCGTCGAGTTAAAGACTTTCTTAGTGGAGTTACTTATGCTTTGGATGGTGAATACCGCAAAATTGAAAATGAAGTTTTTAAATTTATAATTTCTAAATAACTCTCAATCGTTGAGAGTTTTTATTTTGCCAACATAATGTCAATCTTATCTTAGTGTTATAATAACAATATTGTAAAGGAGTAATTATGGGATATTCAAACTTAGCTAGAGCATTAATTTCAATGTGAAACTCACATTTTTCTAAAACAATTTTTGAGCGTCAAGATGGCACAAACTTGAAACTAAATATAATTAAGATGTTTGATCTTTCACCAATTACACGTAACTCTAATAAGAAATTAGGAATTTTACAATATAAAACTCCTAATGTTAGCTTTATGGTTCCTTCAAAGGATGGAACTAAAATTGCTGGAAGTATTTGATTAAATGATCGACCATCAAACAAATGAATTATTGGAGTTCATGGATTTAATTCTGATCGTTTTAGCGTACTTTATTTAACCTGACATTATCGAGAACTAGGATATAATGTATTAACATTTGATTTTCGTAATCACGGTGGCAGTGAAGTTGATGTTGTTACCTGGGGATTCAAAGAGAAGTGAGATTTGATAGCAATTATTAATTGATTAATATCTAGCTATCAAGTTGATGAAATGGGACTAGTTGGTACAAGTATGGGGGCTTTCACAATTAATCATTTAGCATTGTCTGAACCTGAATTAATAAAGCAGGCAAATATTCGCTGAGCAATTGCAGATTCAGCATACATGTCAGTTCCAGAATTATTAGAACGAATGATTAATAACAATGCTCCGAAAATGTTTGAAGGATATGCTCGAGAAGTTTTAAAAGATATGATGGCAATTTATCGTGAAGAGTATGGAGTAAATTTAGAACATTTAGCGTTTTTAGATTTGATAAAACCAGATACAGAATATATTCCAATCTTGTACTTTCATAATCGCCGTGACCGTATTACTGATCATTTAGATAGTTTTAGAATGAGCGATTTGAAAAATAATTTGGAGGACTCAAATCGCAATGAAGTCGTTATTTATGATAAAGGATATCATCACACGAAATCAATTATTGAATTTGGGGAAAATTATCGAGAGATATCATTAAAGTTTGTTAAAAAAAATCAGGTGCCAGGAAAAAAGTCAAAATAAATTATTTTAAATTATTTAAAAATAACATATAATTTATTTATACAAATCGAAATAGACACGGTCGTAATAGGATGTTATTAAGAGAGCTAGTGGTTGGTGTAAACTAGTTAACTAAGATTATGATTATCACTATTTTTTAACAGAAAAGAAAAAAGCAATTTGAGTAGAATTCTGCGGTGGTCCCGTTAAAACCTAAAGATGATAAACAGAAGTTTATTAATTAGGATGGTACCGCGGTTAATCGCTCCTTTTTATAGGGGCGATTTTATTTTATAGGAGAAATATTATGGCAAATAAATATAAAGATACACTATTAATCGGACAAACAAGTTTTGATATGCGTGCAGGACTAAAAGACAAAGAACCGGTTTTTGAAAAGTTTTGAGAAGAAAATCATATTTACCAACAAAAGCTAGCATTAAATCAGCAAAAACCATTGTTTATGTTG encodes:
- the ftsZ gene encoding cell division protein FtsZ, which codes for MENNFTQKAVIKVIGVGGAGNNAVNRMIDEDVKGVEFIVANTDAQVLLSSSAENKIILGEKTSKGLGAGANPEIGKQAALESETEIKKALAGADLIFVAAGMGGGTGTGAAPIVAKIAAESGALVIGIVTKPFRFEGRHRLKYSEQGLIELKKYVDSVIVISNDKLLLSGGIPIEESFKEADSILKEGVKTITDLIATPAVINLDFADVKTVMSKKGNALFGRGAAGGERSAETAAKRAISSSLLDTKITGAKDIIINIMGGPNTSLNDAYDVVDIITDATENEDVNIVFGISVNQHLGQEDDIVVSVIATGFSEKSNEEISGERPARQIRPGDRDPLDKILKTEVDVNINKARPSQNAEDPLKAEDIFNNDDFPTFLK
- the sepF gene encoding cell division protein SepF; translated protein: MSIFKNLKVKPPKLEDHSTSIIDEYKEEFSQQLVEFDSGLKEFEDVTIEQGKSEALLFDVKKKTHVFAPKKYREIKTMIDELIQNKVILIDFYNLQPDEKRRVKDFLSGVTYALDGEYRKIENEVFKFIISK
- a CDS encoding alpha/beta hydrolase → MGYSNLARALISMWNSHFSKTIFERQDGTNLKLNIIKMFDLSPITRNSNKKLGILQYKTPNVSFMVPSKDGTKIAGSIWLNDRPSNKWIIGVHGFNSDRFSVLYLTWHYRELGYNVLTFDFRNHGGSEVDVVTWGFKEKWDLIAIINWLISSYQVDEMGLVGTSMGAFTINHLALSEPELIKQANIRWAIADSAYMSVPELLERMINNNAPKMFEGYAREVLKDMMAIYREEYGVNLEHLAFLDLIKPDTEYIPILYFHNRRDRITDHLDSFRMSDLKNNLEDSNRNEVVIYDKGYHHTKSIIEFGENYREISLKFVKKNQVPGKKSK